A genomic window from Leptolyngbya sp. NIES-2104 includes:
- a CDS encoding alkaline phosphatase yields the protein MAKNVILMIGDGMGWEMARAASIYQQIQQGNRGNTLDDFYTSGYGSSLNFQNLENKTLATTYGTTIADQRGTFSTGNSALLNNNELGATLFPSINSPTASNPLRPGFEFDPTFNPGTTATGGARINQGAVGNLVGYDPRRGGAVPWDAAYYGGELPVGFEREYIKYSYPDSANTATTLYTGVKSYNNAIAVDIYEQPLETLLVTAAQNNKSTGLVSSVPIDHATPGAAAATVNRRAKYDSEFPDIDSILQQELRIYQPTVLLGGGHPLSNTRDPLPDGVEPPNTFEFITDDTYQYLRDNPTANRYGYTFLERGENAAGTLADTATNLDPNAGDRLLGLYGARGQNGNLPVSTANGDYSRTGLDMFSVFTTQGLNPDTKRPLLPGETDFEFISREVNENPTLQQLSKAALDVLGKDEDGFWLMIEGGDIDWAAHDNNIDNLIGTVIDFDKAVGSVVEWINANGGWEENLLIVTADHDHYFTLNPNYPSLLQTISAKALTDIDDPAIAGNFWGSDPKVKYGWGNHSNRPVPVYYEGAGSEALSSFIGQGYESYGFEIAGLPGVVDQSQLYKTMLTAITGSTDRPLASGTIFGEEGDDLIYADVTDDTIFAEEGTNYIYANRGNNTVYSGAGNDLIYASFGDDSIYAGEGNNSVFAGAGRNTVFAGAGDDYISTGTGDDLIYAGDGANIIQSSLGNDTIISGSGNSVIDSGTGDDRVFVNGGNNRFVLNAGAGSVTIYGFTPDSVFNRGIGLSASGSNPAPGLSFSVNNGDTLVNLGDDLLATLKGVQLNELPIA from the coding sequence ATGGCAAAGAATGTAATCCTTATGATTGGGGATGGTATGGGTTGGGAAATGGCTCGTGCTGCTTCAATTTATCAGCAGATTCAGCAGGGCAATCGAGGCAACACGCTAGATGATTTCTATACTTCTGGTTATGGCAGCAGCCTAAATTTTCAAAACCTTGAAAATAAAACCCTAGCCACAACGTATGGCACGACGATCGCAGATCAAAGAGGAACCTTCAGCACCGGAAACTCCGCCCTGCTGAACAACAATGAGCTAGGAGCCACCCTATTCCCCTCAATCAATTCTCCGACAGCATCGAACCCCCTTCGTCCTGGCTTTGAGTTTGACCCAACTTTCAATCCCGGAACAACCGCAACAGGTGGAGCAAGAATAAATCAGGGAGCAGTAGGAAATTTAGTCGGTTATGATCCCAGGCGAGGCGGTGCAGTTCCCTGGGACGCGGCTTATTATGGTGGCGAACTGCCTGTGGGTTTTGAGCGTGAATACATCAAGTACAGCTATCCCGACTCTGCTAATACCGCCACAACGCTATACACCGGAGTCAAGAGCTACAACAATGCGATCGCGGTTGACATCTACGAGCAACCCCTCGAAACTCTGCTTGTAACGGCTGCACAAAACAACAAGTCCACTGGATTAGTTAGCTCGGTTCCGATTGACCATGCGACACCAGGAGCCGCCGCTGCTACAGTTAATCGACGGGCAAAATACGATAGTGAATTTCCTGACATCGATAGCATCCTGCAACAGGAACTCCGAATCTATCAGCCCACAGTTTTGTTAGGTGGTGGACACCCACTCTCGAACACGCGCGATCCATTACCGGACGGAGTAGAGCCGCCCAATACGTTTGAGTTCATCACTGATGACACTTATCAGTATCTGAGAGATAATCCAACCGCTAACCGCTATGGTTATACCTTTCTAGAACGGGGAGAAAATGCGGCTGGAACTCTTGCCGATACAGCCACCAATCTTGATCCCAATGCAGGCGATCGCTTGTTGGGACTGTATGGTGCAAGAGGGCAAAACGGCAACCTACCAGTTAGCACTGCTAACGGGGACTACAGCAGAACCGGGTTGGATATGTTCAGCGTCTTTACGACACAAGGGCTAAATCCTGATACAAAACGACCGTTATTGCCGGGTGAAACGGACTTTGAATTTATTTCTCGTGAAGTCAACGAGAATCCAACGCTACAACAGTTATCGAAAGCAGCGCTTGACGTTCTGGGCAAGGACGAGGACGGCTTCTGGTTGATGATTGAGGGTGGTGACATTGATTGGGCTGCTCATGATAACAACATCGATAATCTCATTGGAACCGTCATCGATTTTGACAAAGCCGTTGGCTCGGTTGTGGAGTGGATTAACGCTAATGGAGGATGGGAGGAGAACTTGCTGATTGTGACTGCCGATCACGATCATTACTTCACGCTGAATCCGAACTATCCATCTTTACTACAAACAATCAGTGCCAAAGCTTTAACTGACATTGATGATCCCGCGATCGCTGGTAATTTCTGGGGATCTGATCCAAAAGTGAAATATGGCTGGGGCAATCACTCAAATCGTCCGGTTCCGGTTTATTACGAAGGAGCGGGTTCTGAGGCGTTGTCTAGCTTTATCGGGCAGGGCTATGAAAGCTATGGATTTGAGATTGCTGGATTGCCGGGTGTTGTGGATCAAAGCCAACTCTATAAAACCATGCTGACTGCAATCACTGGATCAACCGATCGTCCTTTAGCCAGCGGCACAATCTTTGGCGAAGAAGGCGATGATCTGATTTACGCAGATGTCACAGACGATACTATCTTTGCTGAAGAGGGAACGAACTACATCTATGCCAATCGTGGAAACAATACAGTTTATTCTGGCGCTGGCAATGACCTGATTTATGCAAGCTTTGGCGATGATTCAATCTATGCTGGCGAAGGCAATAACAGCGTTTTTGCGGGTGCTGGGCGCAACACAGTGTTTGCGGGTGCGGGTGATGATTACATTAGTACAGGAACGGGAGATGATCTGATTTATGCGGGAGATGGAGCGAACATCATTCAGTCAAGTTTAGGTAACGATACGATTATCAGCGGTTCTGGTAATAGCGTGATCGATAGCGGAACGGGCGACGATCGCGTTTTTGTCAATGGCGGAAACAATCGATTCGTGCTGAATGCTGGAGCAGGTTCGGTCACTATTTATGGTTTCACACCAGACTCAGTGTTTAATCGAGGCATTGGATTGTCTGCTTCGGGTAGTAATCCGGCTCCTGGGCTGAGCTTCAGTGTGAACAATGGAGATACGTTGGTGAATCTAGGGGACGACTTGCTGGCAACTCTCAAAGGTGTGCAGTTGAATGAATTGCCGATTGCCTAA
- a CDS encoding Na/Pi cotransporter family protein, whose product MFLLKRLNRKLFNYLSIALVTLTLLIFPPLFTDHVPFLNPLPVLSSAVAQEQPKSESTNLAQPGPLTPEEQEAEVVDFFKIAMGAVAGLVLFIYGVTRLAEGLEDVGEERMKNLLSKFTTNRFAGVATGIVATTFLESSSVTIILVIAMVSAGILTFVQSLGVVLGSNIGTAVGAQIISLNIELYVPILMFAGLLVLFLGRTARQKTIGIILLGFGLMFYGLEAIDAAMEPFRDYPPFLSLMKQLGTTPILGALVGAIFTVIVQSSSATVAIVVTLASSGLIALPAGIALMLGAEVGTCADTLIATIGRGSYALRTGVFHLLFNLVSATIGILLAPQLAQLTLAISGADVGRQIANAQMMFNIFGVVAVIGFLPLIVRFLERLVPATEVDRQRLERQLQKHQSNTEQQTSASVTRKQ is encoded by the coding sequence ATGTTTCTTCTGAAGCGATTGAATCGAAAACTGTTCAACTATTTGAGTATTGCTCTAGTAACGTTAACTCTACTGATTTTTCCGCCCTTATTCACCGACCACGTTCCATTTCTAAATCCATTACCTGTGCTCTCGTCGGCAGTTGCACAAGAGCAACCCAAGTCTGAATCAACAAATCTTGCACAGCCTGGACCTTTAACGCCCGAAGAGCAAGAGGCTGAGGTAGTTGATTTCTTCAAAATCGCAATGGGTGCAGTTGCAGGATTAGTGCTATTCATCTACGGAGTAACACGCCTAGCTGAAGGACTGGAGGACGTGGGTGAAGAACGCATGAAAAACTTATTGAGCAAATTTACCACCAATCGATTTGCTGGGGTTGCCACGGGAATTGTAGCGACAACGTTTTTAGAATCCTCGTCGGTCACAATCATTCTTGTGATCGCGATGGTGAGTGCAGGAATTCTGACCTTTGTTCAATCACTCGGCGTTGTACTGGGGTCGAACATTGGAACTGCTGTGGGCGCACAGATTATTTCACTCAACATTGAACTCTATGTGCCTATTTTGATGTTTGCGGGATTGTTGGTACTATTTCTGGGTCGAACGGCGCGGCAGAAGACGATCGGTATTATTTTGTTAGGATTTGGCTTGATGTTTTATGGTTTAGAAGCGATCGATGCCGCGATGGAGCCGTTTCGAGACTACCCGCCCTTTCTGAGCCTGATGAAGCAGTTAGGAACGACTCCAATACTGGGAGCATTGGTAGGTGCCATCTTCACCGTGATTGTGCAATCGTCCTCAGCAACCGTCGCGATCGTGGTAACGCTGGCGAGTTCGGGCTTGATTGCTTTACCTGCTGGCATTGCGTTAATGCTGGGGGCAGAAGTGGGAACCTGTGCAGATACACTGATTGCAACAATCGGACGCGGAAGCTATGCGCTACGGACAGGTGTGTTTCACTTGCTCTTCAATCTTGTCAGTGCTACAATTGGCATTCTGTTAGCTCCTCAATTGGCTCAACTCACCCTAGCGATTTCTGGTGCAGATGTTGGACGACAAATTGCCAATGCTCAAATGATGTTCAATATCTTTGGTGTAGTTGCCGTGATTGGCTTTTTGCCATTGATTGTTCGATTTCTAGAGCGCCTTGTACCCGCTACAGAAGTCGATCGCCAACGACTAGAACGCCAGTTGCAAAAACATCAATCTAACACCGAACAACAAACCTCAGCTTCTGTTACCCGTAAACAGTGA
- a CDS encoding choice-of-anchor I family protein, producing MAFQLQILHASDFEAGIPAITDAVNFSTVINALRDDYANTLLLSSGDNYIPGPFFSAASDPALRQVLGREGVGRADISILNEIGFQVSAFGNHEFDLGPNTVSTLIGADQGYRGSQFPYLSTNLDFSRDTNLNRFIVPDGQAPRPNSIAKSVVVTIDGERVGIIGATTPTLPSISSPGQNIIVTPQPFAGAPTPEQLDALTQIIQTEVNNLTSAGVNKVVVLAHMQQLFIERELAKRLSNVDIIIAGGSHTLLADDNDRIRPGDTAGGIYPLIEQSPTGSVLVLNTAANYEYVGRLVAEFDAQGNIDLSKLDSVINGAYATDDANVSALIATNPGTPDPEVVAIAQTLRDQVVVPKDRTIFGSTSVFLNGTREDVRTQETNLGNLTADANLFVAREVDSSVVISLKNGGGIRDNIGQVSGAGGATGAVDRLPPAANPLSGKQEGQISQLDIENSLRFNNGLTLVTVTAAQLKELVEHGVSGVRSGATPGAFPQVGGFRFSFDPARTARTATTVGDRVRSLAITDENGNPIDQVVLDGQIVGDPNRTFRMVTLNFLVGETGAATGGDGYPFPQIVAANPTLANRLDLVNANVPRTGEATFAANGSEQDAFAEYLEAIDTFNAADVSPIADSRIRNLGVAAEFTNNLSGATSALRKIGTFSGTGSEISAYDAGTKRLFVVSGRSTMQVLDISNPNNPTLAQEIDLSAYGAGANSVAVSNGLVAIAVEATTKTDPGRVVFFRADGTFQNAVTVGALPDMLTFSPDGTKVLVANEGEPNSYNQANSVDPVGSVSIIDLSNGVVNATVNTAGFESFNALKADLQAKGIRITGPNATVAQDLEPEYITISGDNKTAWVTLQENNAIAVVDIATSKVTSLLPLGLKDHSKGLPTLKTYEFKDLPVLGTTATVNPNNPTQTTAGQNIRLGGFSGLVFEGIAANGNFKFITHTDRGPNGEPGDQGRPFALPNFQPQLIRFELNQASGEITFTERIGLSRPDGTPLTGLPNIQAGATGTAFTDEVPIDLFGNRLQDDRLGGDFEGLAVAPDSTFWLVDEYRPAIYHFDPQGRLIDRFIPQGSPTSDGTFGTPVLPEVYAQRRNNRGFEAVALEGNKLYAFIQSAIDNPDTANDSTSRNSRNLRILEFDISTKSVTGEYLYILDDISGSGNARTDKIGDAVSLGNGKFLVVERDDRSGTNANKLLYEIDLKGAANINGLGNVGGKTIEQLTVAELTTANLRPVNKRLVTNAAALGYTGIEKLEGLARIDADTIAVINDNDFGVGGSTAKDGVLSGATVPSTIKLGIIDFNQSNRLDPSDRDSGINIRNQPVFGMYQPDAIASFTVNGETFVITANEGDARDYPGFTEEVRVGSSNYRLDQTAFPNATDLKLDANLGRLNVTNATDDINGDGLFDRIEVFGGRSFSIRDTSGNLVFDSGDQFEQITANLLPRNFNSDNAANNFDNRSDNKGPEPEAVVVETINDRIYAFIGLERIGGVMIYEVTNPRKPAFVEYVNVRDLTIDPTSGRTDSGPEGLTFISAQNSPNGKPLLVVTNEISNTTSIFEFTPPTRISDIQGTAHRSPLEGKTVNNVAGIVTAIRSNGFYIQDPTPDSNPATSEGVFVFTNTRPVIAVGDSVLVNGVVSEFRPGGATSANLTTTQIGGSGNATATFRIASSGNSLPDSTIVGAGGRIPPNQVISSGAVGGSVENSGSRFDPSTNGIDFYESLEGMRVQVNDAVAVSPTTDFGEIAVLADNGANAGSRTARGGIYIRPDDFNPERIIIDDVLVSNPPNVNVGDRFSAPVQGVLDYSFGNFKLLNTEALPSVISGGLTRETTALQGDENQLTVATFNVENLSPASGAEKFAALADRIVNNLKTPDILSVEEIQDNSGAADNGIVDASLTYQRLIDAIVAAGGPRYEYRQIDPVNNQDGGQPGGNIRVGFLFNPNRASFVDRAGGGSLVDATVISGASGIELSASPGRIDPTDPAFNSSRKPLVGEFLFNGGNQVFVIGNHFNSKGGDQPLFGRFQPPTLTTEAQRLQQAQIVREFVDRILALDANANVVVAGDLNDFQFSPPLQVLTRDEALVNLFDTLPENEQYTYIFDGNSQVLDHILVSRNLFGADAKFDVVHINSEFADQISDHDPVISRFTLLPNGSRGQRTFEVKLGDEITITNFGGVGRGVTPSAATQSETDTLKFSGADLVARNLLLTQNGNDLDITFEGVSSTKATLKNFQLDQLDNLRTETGASVNLGNILFTGQTQIEDSFDVFDADATLNRLFNRNTVTFLNDLDNTVSGFNNSDDVINAQGGNDRIFGLSGNDLLRGGFGNDSLFGDRGNDSLFGGDGDDLLDGGLGDDFLRGDAGRDTFVIARRSGTDTIADFQVGVDRLGLSNNLRFEQLSISSGSTGTMISLTRSRDVLAILTGVEANTITRSSFAMVP from the coding sequence ATGGCATTTCAACTTCAAATTTTGCACGCCTCTGATTTTGAAGCTGGTATTCCGGCAATTACGGATGCAGTCAACTTTTCAACCGTTATTAATGCTCTAAGAGACGACTACGCAAACACACTTCTTCTGTCTTCGGGTGATAACTATATTCCTGGTCCCTTCTTTTCGGCAGCGAGTGACCCAGCACTGCGACAAGTGTTGGGTCGCGAAGGCGTTGGGCGGGCAGACATCAGCATCTTAAATGAGATTGGCTTTCAAGTTTCGGCGTTTGGAAATCATGAATTTGATCTCGGACCTAACACCGTTTCCACTTTAATCGGCGCTGATCAAGGCTATCGAGGAAGCCAATTTCCCTACCTCAGCACAAATTTAGATTTTTCGAGAGACACGAACCTGAATCGGTTTATTGTCCCTGACGGACAAGCTCCTCGCCCGAATAGCATCGCGAAGAGCGTTGTTGTGACGATCGACGGTGAACGAGTTGGCATTATTGGAGCGACAACGCCCACACTGCCCTCGATTTCGTCACCAGGGCAAAACATTATTGTTACGCCTCAACCCTTTGCTGGAGCACCAACCCCGGAACAGCTTGATGCCTTGACTCAAATTATTCAAACGGAAGTGAATAATCTGACCAGTGCAGGCGTGAACAAAGTTGTTGTGTTAGCGCATATGCAGCAGTTGTTCATTGAGCGAGAGCTAGCAAAACGCTTGTCAAACGTTGATATTATCATTGCGGGTGGATCTCACACATTGCTGGCAGATGACAACGATCGCATTCGTCCCGGAGATACCGCAGGTGGAATTTATCCATTGATTGAACAGTCTCCAACGGGATCAGTGTTAGTTCTGAACACCGCTGCGAACTATGAATATGTAGGACGGTTAGTTGCTGAATTTGATGCACAAGGCAATATTGATCTATCTAAACTTGATTCTGTAATTAATGGCGCTTACGCAACAGATGATGCAAATGTTTCTGCACTGATTGCCACCAATCCGGGAACACCTGATCCTGAAGTTGTAGCAATTGCTCAAACTCTGCGAGATCAAGTGGTTGTGCCTAAAGATCGCACTATCTTTGGAAGTACCAGTGTCTTTCTTAATGGGACTCGTGAAGATGTTCGGACTCAGGAGACGAACTTAGGCAACCTGACAGCGGATGCAAATCTATTTGTTGCCAGAGAGGTCGATTCGAGTGTTGTGATCTCGCTCAAAAACGGTGGCGGCATTCGAGATAATATTGGACAAGTCAGCGGTGCAGGAGGAGCAACGGGAGCTGTCGATCGATTACCTCCTGCTGCGAATCCGCTGTCTGGAAAACAAGAAGGACAAATTTCTCAACTCGATATCGAAAATTCCCTCCGCTTTAACAATGGATTAACCTTAGTAACCGTCACTGCCGCACAACTTAAAGAGTTAGTTGAGCATGGCGTTTCTGGTGTTCGTTCTGGCGCAACTCCTGGAGCTTTCCCACAGGTTGGAGGATTTCGATTTAGCTTTGATCCCGCTCGAACGGCTCGAACTGCAACAACAGTTGGCGATCGCGTTCGTTCTCTTGCAATCACCGATGAGAACGGCAACCCAATCGATCAAGTCGTTCTAGATGGGCAGATTGTCGGCGACCCGAATCGCACGTTTCGCATGGTGACGCTGAACTTCTTAGTCGGCGAAACTGGCGCAGCGACGGGAGGCGATGGTTATCCATTCCCGCAAATTGTTGCAGCAAATCCGACACTTGCCAATCGGTTAGATCTAGTCAACGCCAATGTTCCACGTACTGGGGAAGCGACTTTTGCGGCGAACGGAAGTGAACAAGATGCTTTTGCGGAATATTTAGAAGCGATCGACACTTTTAATGCCGCTGATGTTAGCCCGATCGCAGACTCACGCATTCGGAATTTAGGGGTTGCCGCTGAGTTCACAAACAATCTTTCGGGTGCTACAAGCGCACTCCGGAAGATTGGAACATTTTCAGGCACTGGCTCAGAAATTTCTGCTTACGACGCAGGCACGAAACGCTTGTTTGTCGTGTCTGGTCGGTCAACGATGCAGGTGCTAGATATCAGCAATCCGAACAATCCGACTCTGGCACAGGAGATTGATCTCTCAGCCTATGGTGCGGGTGCAAATAGTGTTGCTGTAAGCAATGGTTTGGTTGCGATCGCAGTTGAAGCGACGACTAAAACTGATCCCGGTCGAGTTGTTTTCTTCAGAGCAGATGGCACTTTCCAAAATGCTGTCACCGTTGGCGCATTGCCAGATATGCTGACGTTTAGCCCGGATGGAACAAAGGTTTTAGTGGCAAATGAGGGCGAACCGAATAGCTATAATCAAGCTAATTCGGTTGATCCAGTTGGTTCTGTTAGCATTATCGACTTGAGTAATGGAGTCGTGAATGCAACCGTGAATACTGCGGGATTCGAGAGTTTTAATGCTCTAAAAGCAGATTTACAAGCAAAAGGTATTCGCATCACAGGACCGAATGCAACCGTAGCGCAAGATTTGGAGCCTGAGTACATCACAATTTCAGGCGATAATAAAACGGCTTGGGTGACGTTGCAGGAAAATAATGCGATCGCAGTGGTTGATATTGCGACATCGAAAGTAACAAGTCTTCTCCCTTTGGGTTTGAAGGATCATAGCAAAGGTTTACCAACGCTGAAAACTTATGAGTTCAAAGACCTTCCTGTTCTCGGAACAACCGCAACAGTCAATCCGAACAATCCCACTCAAACAACAGCCGGACAAAACATCCGACTGGGTGGCTTTTCTGGATTGGTCTTTGAAGGGATTGCGGCAAATGGCAATTTCAAATTTATTACACATACCGATCGCGGTCCGAATGGTGAACCTGGCGATCAGGGTCGCCCGTTTGCACTGCCGAATTTCCAGCCACAACTCATTCGATTTGAGTTAAATCAGGCTTCGGGTGAAATTACGTTCACAGAGCGCATTGGTTTAAGTCGCCCCGATGGCACACCGCTCACAGGCTTGCCAAACATTCAAGCGGGAGCCACAGGAACTGCATTCACAGATGAAGTGCCGATCGATCTATTTGGCAACCGCCTACAAGATGATCGACTGGGAGGCGATTTTGAAGGGCTTGCTGTTGCACCAGATAGTACATTCTGGCTCGTGGATGAGTATCGTCCAGCTATCTATCATTTTGACCCGCAAGGGCGACTAATCGATCGCTTTATTCCCCAAGGTTCTCCGACTTCTGATGGTACATTTGGAACACCTGTTTTACCAGAGGTCTACGCCCAACGTCGAAACAATCGGGGATTTGAAGCTGTAGCACTCGAAGGCAACAAGCTTTATGCGTTTATTCAAAGCGCGATCGACAATCCCGACACCGCAAACGATAGTACTTCTCGAAATTCCCGAAATCTAAGAATTTTAGAGTTCGATATCTCAACGAAATCTGTCACGGGCGAATACCTCTACATCTTGGATGATATTAGCGGCAGTGGAAACGCTAGAACTGACAAGATCGGGGATGCTGTCTCACTTGGTAACGGCAAGTTCTTAGTAGTTGAGCGCGACGATCGCAGTGGTACAAACGCGAACAAGTTGCTCTATGAAATTGATCTCAAAGGTGCAGCTAACATCAATGGACTTGGCAACGTTGGCGGAAAAACGATCGAGCAATTAACTGTTGCAGAATTAACGACCGCAAATCTTCGACCTGTTAATAAACGCCTAGTGACGAATGCTGCGGCTCTAGGTTACACAGGCATTGAAAAACTAGAGGGACTTGCACGAATTGATGCAGACACGATCGCAGTGATCAACGACAATGATTTTGGAGTCGGTGGTAGCACTGCAAAAGATGGTGTTTTATCAGGTGCAACGGTTCCTTCTACAATTAAGCTTGGCATCATTGATTTTAATCAAAGCAATAGATTAGATCCCAGCGATCGTGATAGTGGCATTAACATTCGCAATCAGCCTGTCTTTGGAATGTATCAACCGGATGCGATCGCGAGTTTTACCGTCAATGGTGAAACGTTTGTGATTACTGCCAATGAAGGGGATGCGCGTGACTATCCTGGATTCACTGAAGAAGTGCGTGTGGGTAGTAGTAACTATCGCCTTGATCAAACTGCATTCCCGAATGCCACTGATTTGAAGCTGGATGCAAATTTAGGACGCTTGAACGTCACGAATGCAACAGATGACATCAACGGAGATGGATTGTTCGATCGAATTGAAGTATTCGGTGGTCGATCGTTTTCCATTCGCGATACGAGCGGAAATCTTGTGTTTGATAGCGGCGATCAGTTCGAGCAGATTACCGCAAATCTATTGCCCCGAAACTTTAACTCTGATAATGCTGCCAATAATTTTGACAATCGCAGCGACAACAAAGGACCTGAACCTGAAGCGGTTGTGGTTGAAACGATTAACGATCGTATCTATGCTTTCATTGGTTTAGAGCGCATCGGTGGCGTGATGATTTATGAGGTTACAAATCCGCGTAAGCCTGCTTTCGTAGAATATGTTAATGTTCGTGACCTTACGATTGATCCGACCTCTGGTCGCACTGATTCTGGTCCTGAAGGTTTGACATTCATCTCTGCTCAAAACAGCCCGAACGGAAAGCCGTTGCTAGTTGTAACGAACGAGATTAGTAATACCACTTCGATCTTTGAATTCACTCCTCCGACTCGAATTAGCGACATTCAAGGAACTGCTCATCGATCGCCCCTTGAAGGCAAAACTGTTAACAATGTAGCGGGTATTGTGACGGCAATCCGCAGCAATGGCTTCTACATTCAAGATCCTACTCCCGATAGCAATCCTGCTACTTCAGAAGGGGTCTTTGTGTTCACGAATACTCGTCCTGTCATCGCAGTGGGCGATTCTGTTCTCGTCAATGGAGTTGTGAGCGAGTTTCGTCCTGGTGGAGCAACAAGCGCAAATCTCACTACAACTCAAATCGGCGGATCAGGTAATGCTACCGCGACCTTCCGAATCGCTTCTAGTGGCAATTCTTTACCGGATTCTACGATCGTTGGCGCAGGTGGACGAATTCCGCCCAATCAAGTCATTAGCAGCGGTGCTGTTGGTGGTAGTGTAGAAAATTCAGGTTCTCGCTTTGATCCAAGCACGAATGGAATTGACTTCTATGAAAGCTTGGAAGGAATGCGCGTACAGGTGAATGACGCGGTTGCAGTCAGTCCCACCACTGATTTTGGCGAAATTGCAGTTCTAGCGGACAACGGCGCGAATGCAGGCTCTCGGACGGCTCGTGGTGGGATTTATATTCGCCCTGATGATTTCAATCCAGAACGAATCATCATTGATGATGTCTTAGTCAGCAATCCGCCAAATGTCAATGTGGGCGATCGCTTTTCTGCTCCCGTTCAAGGCGTTCTAGATTATAGCTTCGGCAACTTCAAACTGTTGAACACAGAAGCTTTACCCAGCGTCATTTCTGGCGGTCTAACACGAGAAACGACAGCTTTACAAGGCGACGAGAATCAACTGACGGTTGCAACGTTCAATGTTGAGAACTTGAGTCCTGCTAGTGGTGCGGAAAAATTTGCAGCACTCGCCGATCGCATTGTGAACAATCTCAAAACCCCGGACATTCTAAGTGTTGAGGAAATTCAGGACAATAGCGGAGCAGCGGACAATGGAATCGTGGATGCTAGTCTTACTTATCAGCGATTGATTGATGCGATCGTAGCGGCTGGAGGTCCGAGATACGAATACCGCCAAATCGATCCGGTCAACAATCAAGACGGAGGACAACCGGGCGGAAACATTCGAGTAGGATTCTTATTCAACCCGAATCGCGCTTCGTTTGTCGATCGTGCTGGTGGTGGCTCTCTAGTAGATGCAACGGTGATCAGTGGTGCTTCTGGTATTGAACTATCGGCAAGCCCTGGACGCATTGATCCGACTGATCCTGCCTTCAATAGTTCTCGTAAACCACTTGTGGGTGAGTTTCTATTCAATGGTGGGAATCAGGTATTTGTGATTGGTAATCACTTCAACTCAAAAGGCGGCGATCAACCACTCTTTGGGCGATTCCAACCACCAACATTAACCACCGAAGCACAACGATTGCAGCAAGCTCAGATTGTTCGTGAGTTTGTCGATCGCATTTTAGCGCTAGATGCCAATGCCAATGTTGTCGTTGCTGGAGACTTAAACGATTTCCAATTCTCGCCGCCATTGCAGGTTCTCACTCGTGATGAGGCATTGGTCAATCTATTTGACACACTGCCTGAGAATGAACAATACACTTACATTTTCGACGGCAATTCTCAGGTCTTAGACCATATTTTGGTCAGCCGCAATTTATTTGGTGCAGACGCAAAGTTCGATGTAGTTCACATCAACTCAGAATTTGCAGACCAAATCAGCGATCATGACCCAGTGATCTCTCGCTTTACGCTACTTCCAAATGGATCTAGAGGACAGCGAACTTTTGAGGTGAAACTGGGTGATGAAATCACGATTACAAATTTTGGCGGTGTGGGTCGAGGAGTGACCCCTAGTGCTGCAACTCAATCAGAGACAGACACTCTAAAGTTCTCTGGTGCTGATTTAGTAGCTCGTAATCTATTGCTTACTCAGAACGGCAACGATTTAGATATCACCTTCGAGGGTGTGAGCAGTACAAAAGCCACTCTGAAGAACTTCCAGCTAGATCAACTGGACAATCTGCGAACAGAAACAGGAGCCTCGGTCAATCTAGGCAACATTCTATTTACAGGACAGACTCAGATTGAAGATAGCTTCGATGTATTTGACGCAGATGCAACCCTAAATCGTCTCTTCAACCGCAACACCGTCACGTTCTTAAATGATCTAGACAACACCGTGAGCGGCTTCAATAACTCGGATGATGTGATTAATGCTCAAGGAGGAAACGATCGAATCTTTGGACTGAGCGGCAATGATCTTCTGCGAGGTGGATTCGGCAATGATTCACTCTTCGGCGATCGCGGTAATGATTCACTCTTCGGCGGCGATGGGGATGACTTGCTCGATGGGGGTTTAGGCGATGACTTCTTACGCGGGGATGCGGGTCGCGATACTTTCGTGATTGCTCGCCGTTCGGGAACTGATACGATCGCAGATTTCCAAGTCGGTGTCGATCGCCTCGGCTTATCTAACAATTTGCGATTTGAGCAACTATCCATCTCATCTGGTTCGACTGGCACTATGATCAGCCTAACGCGATCTAGAGACGTGCTAGCAATTCTCACAGGCGTTGAGGCAAACACGATTACACGGTCTAGTTTTGCTATGGTTCCGTAA